A window from Citrus sinensis cultivar Valencia sweet orange chromosome 5, DVS_A1.0, whole genome shotgun sequence encodes these proteins:
- the LOC102608588 gene encoding transcription initiation factor IIA subunit 2 — protein MATFELYRRSTIGMCLTETLDEMVQNGTLTPELAIQVLVQFDKSMTEALETQVKSKVSIKGHLHTYRFCDNVWTFILQDALFKSEELQETVGRVKIVACDSKLLSQ, from the exons ATGGCGACGTTTGAGCTGTATCGCAGGTCGACGATTGGGATGTGCTTAACCGAGACTTTAGACGAGATGGTCCAAAACGGTACGCTTACTCCCGAGCTCGCTATCCAGGTTCTCGTCCAGTTCGATAAG TCTATGACAGAAGCGCTAGAAACTCAGGTGAAGAGCAAGGTCTCCATTAAg GGGCATCTGCACACCTACAGGTTCTGTGACAATGTGTGGACATTCATCTTGCAAGATGCTTTGTTCAAGAGTGAGGAATTACAAGAGACCGTCGGTAGGGTGAAAATAGTGGCATGTGACTCAAAGCTGCTATCACAATAA
- the LOC102608295 gene encoding uncharacterized protein LOC102608295 — protein sequence MEAAKSSPAQTTETTKRNQETSPLSRVKKDCLFFKTSLQEVFCYVKAWFIGQAKKATARNEREATEADQQIWKMQVEAADNAEETKKRLDKSM from the exons ATGGAGGCGGCAAAATCTTCACCAGCACAAACCACAGAGACGACGAAGAGAAATCAGGAAACGTCACCTCTGTCTCGCGTGAAGAAAGATTGCTTATTCTTCAAAACTTCTTTGCAGGAAGTTTTCTGCTATGTCAAAGCCTGGTTTATCGGACAG GCGAAGAAGGCAACAGCGAGAAACGAGAGGGAAGCAACGGAAGCTGATCAGCAGATTTGGAAGATGCAGGTGGAAGCTGCTGATAACGCCGAGGAAACCAAGAAGAGACTCGATAAGTCCATGTAA